In Halapricum desulfuricans, a single window of DNA contains:
- a CDS encoding DUF2309 domain-containing protein, with translation MSTERAIGERIDKAATTVAPVWPIHSFVTANPLSGFEDLPFEEAVAQAADLLGGRGYPSPETFRAALADGRIDRDVLESELADRGREADPERLLDRMDTAVDSEPPDTDAERVDHVLTKWLSAFLDQGRAKWPMPNREAGFYAAFRTVVEHDGDVPDEGVVGDLPETPTDAIAAVLEPYPESQWVPIFEEQLAALPGWTGFIKQRVGDGSAWQATHPITLAGYLAARLSLSAAFGVDIEPSTGLDTTEPDATDELAEAFLSAWEASYRAELVDQVAAESESLAHGGPSGRPDAQLVFCIDTRSEIIRRHVEAEGDYETHGYAGFFGVPMEYQGYDSDVSVAASPPIVEAEHRITEMPAETDTRTSYDRWSRLREAAGEVVETLKANPATAFGFVENAASGYGLALAARTLVPGRVAELFDTVDDAVPDDHEFCEPLVDHQHTYAGDLPVGMTHERKVEYAETAFELMGWETFARLVVFTGHAGETANNPYDSSLDCGACAGNPGGPNARVLASICSDPDVRTALRERGFDIPEDTVFLAAQHNTTTDEIELYDGDAPESHADDLDRLRADLATARERAAAERAESMDADASRAVSETERRTADWAETRPEWGLAGNAGFVVGPRELTSDLDLDGRVFLHSYDYSIDPDGEALEEILTGPMVVTQWINAQYYFSTVDNAVYGSGSKVTHNPVGNVGVYQGNGGDLMTGLPLQSLLAAADRPHHQPLRLSTVVHAPVERVTDALADHEDVIELLDNDWLSLTVVDPTQDHRAFHYEAELAWSPATEQTADVPNAPAVADD, from the coding sequence ATGAGTACTGAACGCGCGATCGGAGAACGCATCGACAAGGCAGCGACCACCGTCGCCCCGGTCTGGCCGATCCACTCGTTCGTGACGGCCAACCCGCTCTCGGGGTTCGAGGATCTCCCCTTCGAGGAAGCGGTAGCCCAGGCGGCCGATCTGCTCGGCGGCCGGGGCTATCCGAGCCCCGAGACGTTCCGGGCCGCGCTTGCGGACGGTCGGATCGACCGTGATGTCCTCGAATCGGAACTCGCGGACCGGGGTCGCGAGGCCGACCCGGAGCGGCTGCTCGATCGCATGGACACCGCCGTCGATTCGGAGCCCCCGGATACCGACGCCGAGCGGGTTGATCACGTCCTGACGAAGTGGCTGTCGGCGTTCCTCGATCAGGGCCGTGCGAAGTGGCCGATGCCGAACCGCGAGGCGGGCTTCTACGCGGCGTTCCGCACGGTCGTCGAACACGATGGCGACGTTCCCGACGAGGGCGTCGTCGGCGACCTGCCCGAGACGCCGACCGACGCTATCGCGGCCGTGCTGGAGCCGTACCCCGAAAGTCAGTGGGTGCCGATCTTCGAGGAACAGCTGGCGGCCCTGCCCGGCTGGACGGGCTTCATCAAGCAGCGCGTCGGCGACGGGAGCGCCTGGCAGGCGACGCACCCGATCACTCTCGCGGGTTATCTCGCGGCCCGCCTGTCACTTTCGGCTGCCTTCGGCGTCGACATCGAGCCGTCGACGGGACTCGACACCACCGAACCCGACGCGACCGACGAACTCGCCGAGGCGTTCCTGAGCGCGTGGGAGGCGAGCTACCGTGCCGAACTCGTCGATCAGGTCGCTGCCGAGAGCGAGTCGCTAGCTCACGGCGGGCCGTCGGGACGCCCGGACGCGCAACTGGTCTTCTGCATCGACACCCGTTCGGAGATCATCCGCCGTCACGTCGAGGCCGAGGGCGACTACGAGACACACGGCTACGCGGGCTTTTTCGGCGTCCCCATGGAGTATCAGGGATACGACAGCGACGTCTCGGTCGCCGCCAGCCCACCGATCGTCGAGGCCGAGCACCGCATCACCGAGATGCCGGCCGAGACGGACACGCGAACGAGCTACGACCGGTGGTCGCGTCTCCGCGAGGCCGCGGGCGAGGTCGTCGAGACGCTGAAGGCGAACCCCGCGACGGCGTTCGGCTTCGTCGAGAACGCCGCCAGCGGGTACGGGCTGGCGCTCGCCGCCCGCACGCTCGTCCCCGGTCGGGTCGCCGAACTGTTCGATACGGTCGACGATGCGGTGCCCGACGACCACGAGTTCTGCGAGCCGCTGGTCGATCACCAGCACACCTACGCCGGCGACCTGCCGGTCGGGATGACCCACGAGCGGAAGGTCGAATACGCCGAGACGGCCTTCGAGCTGATGGGCTGGGAGACGTTCGCTCGCCTCGTCGTGTTCACCGGCCACGCCGGCGAGACGGCCAACAACCCCTACGATTCGAGTCTGGATTGCGGAGCCTGTGCCGGCAACCCCGGCGGCCCGAACGCCCGCGTGCTCGCGTCGATCTGTTCGGACCCGGACGTCAGGACGGCGCTCCGCGAGCGCGGCTTCGATATCCCCGAGGACACCGTCTTCCTCGCTGCCCAACACAACACGACCACCGACGAGATCGAACTCTACGACGGGGACGCCCCGGAGAGTCACGCGGACGACCTCGACCGACTGCGTGCGGACCTCGCGACCGCCCGCGAGCGCGCGGCCGCCGAGCGAGCCGAATCGATGGACGCCGACGCCTCAAGGGCCGTTAGCGAGACGGAACGCCGCACCGCCGACTGGGCGGAGACGCGCCCCGAATGGGGGCTGGCCGGCAACGCCGGCTTCGTCGTCGGCCCCCGCGAGTTGACGAGCGATCTCGATCTCGACGGTCGCGTGTTCCTCCACTCCTATGACTACTCGATCGATCCCGATGGCGAGGCGCTTGAGGAAATCCTCACGGGTCCGATGGTCGTCACTCAGTGGATCAACGCTCAGTATTACTTCTCGACGGTCGACAACGCCGTCTACGGCAGCGGGTCGAAAGTGACCCACAACCCCGTCGGCAACGTCGGCGTCTATCAGGGCAACGGCGGCGACCTGATGACCGGCCTCCCGCTGCAGTCGTTGCTGGCCGCTGCCGATCGGCCACACCACCAGCCGCTGCGCCTCTCGACGGTCGTCCACGCGCCGGTCGAGCGCGTCACTGACGCGCTGGCCGACCACGAGGACGTGATCGAACTGCTGGACAACGACTGGCTCTCGCTGACTGTCGTCGATCCCACTCAGGACCACCGCGCGTTCCACTACGAGGCGGAACTGGCGTGGTCGCCGGCGACCGAACAGACTGCGGACGTACCGAACGCGCCCGCGGTCGCGGACGACTGA